One genomic region from Bombus terrestris chromosome 15, iyBomTerr1.2, whole genome shotgun sequence encodes:
- the LOC100643344 gene encoding DNA mismatch repair protein Mlh1 isoform X1: protein MDGTGKIKRLDKIVVNRIAAGEVIQRPANALKELMENSLDAKATNIQIIAKEGGLKLLQIQDNGTGIRKEDMEIVCERFTTSKLQAFEDLQAISTFGFRGEALASISHISLLTITTKTADEKCAYKASYVDSKLKAPPKLCAGNQGTTILIENLFYNVATRRKAFSNPNEEFNKISDVVTKYAIHNPTVGFTLKKHGEVTPQIRTPHNSSKMNNIRILYGNTVFRELLEVELTDDTYRFKMHALITNPNYTSKRMIILLFINNRLVESSSIRKMLEEIYTFYIPKKTHPWCYISLEIDPQNVDVNVHPTKHEVKFLHENSIIEKMKLALDEKLSGNSASKTFYVQARLPKTDITKEVLKEILPEYEKDKDDRTKKIRPQEMIRTDASDQKLDKFNFTIHTAMEYARNNDDIDFKDTKVEDTNSNDEKDVNKIKRSISDVNDSKEKHISTHVISKATEKSDTPWSNIIDDTSPLASDSAVFDESNLDLSTANINKEQYESNSAQDILEMTNEEIDQNIADNSTKEKCIDVIADKARKQVYKYFGNKSIKLEEQKTDKNSIDKEIRNDEPEKCNKPNETKIITEQVLKETDDNKNDDKESSYEFKSYSINNFRREVKLTSVLKLRKEIEDACHDGLKHILSELTFVGCIDQSSALVQSGVNLYLCNTQKLAEELFYEIMLYDFANYGVIKFSEALPLYDIAMLGLETKEAGWSEEDGPKEELATSVKELLLEKADMLKEYYSIVIDKKGNLKSLPVLLEKYFPSVSGLPLYILRLATEVEWSSEQPCFRTICRETAKYYSQMSPVHDTHEWKYITEHILYGAIKESFLPPKHFAHDSTILQIANLPDLYKVFERC, encoded by the exons ATGGATGGAACAGGAAAGATAAAGAGATTAGACAAAATTGTAGTGAATAGAATCGCAGCTGGTGAAGTAATACAAAGACCAGCAAATGCATTAAAAGAATTAATGGAAAACAG TCTTGATGCAAAAGCAACTAATATACAAATTATTGCTAAAGAAGGCGGATTAAAATTATTACAG ATTCAAGACAATGGAACAGGTATTAGAAAAGAAGACATGGAAATTGTTTGTGAAAGATTTACAACAAGTAAATTACAAGCATTTGAAGATCTTCAGGCAATATCGACTTTTGGATTTCGTGGTGAAGCTTTGGCGAGCATTAGTCATATATCACTTTTAACAATCACAACAAAAACTGCAGATGAGAAATGTGCTTATAA AGCATCATATGTTGATAGCAAGCTAAAAGCACCACCTAAATTATGCGCTGGAAACCAAGGTACTACAATATTAATTGAGAATTTGTTTTATAATGTTGCAACAAGAAGAAAGGCTTTTTCTAATCCAAACGAAGAATTCAACAAAATTTCAGATGTAGTTACAAAATATGCAATACATAATCCTACTGTAGGGTTCACATTAAAGAAACATGGTGAAGTCACACCTCAG ATTCGAACACCACATAATTCAAGTAAGATGAACAACATAAGAATACTTTATGGCAATACTGTTTTTCGTGAATTATTAGAAGTGGAACTTACAGATGATACTTATAGATTTAAAATGCATGCTTTGATAACAAATCCAAATTACACAAGCAAGAGAATGATAAttcttttattcattaataacaGATTAGTAGAATCATCCT CTATTCGAAAAATGCTAGAAGAAatctatacattttatattccaAAAAAGACCCACCCATGGTGTTATATATCTTTAGAAATTGATCCACAAAATGTTGATGTTAATGTACATCCAACAAAACATGAAGTTAAATTTCTCcatgaaaattctattattgaaaaaatgaaacttgCTCTAGATGAGAAACTGTCTGGGAATAGTGCTTCTAAAACATTTTATGTACAAGCGCGGTTGCCAAAAACAGATATCACAAAAGAagttttgaaagaaattttgcCAGAATATGAGAAAGATAAAGATGATAGAACGAAAAAAATTCGTCCTCAAGAAATGATCAGAACTGATGCATCTGATCAAAAATTggacaaatttaattttaccaTTCATACCGCAATGGAATATGCTAGGAACAATGATGATATTGATTTCAAAGATACTAAAGTTGAAGATACTAATAGTAATGACGAGaaagatgtaaataaaataaagcgcTCGATATCAGATGTAAATGATTCTAAAGAAAAGCATATCTCCACGCATGTTATATCAAAAGCAACAGAAAAGTCGGATACTCCGTGGAGTAATATCATAGATGATACAAGTCCACTTGCGTCAGATTCTGCGGTATTTGATGAATCTAATTTAGATTTATCCACTGCAAATATTAACAAAGAACAGTATGAATCAAATAGCGCGCAAGATATTTTAGAAATGACAAATGAAGAAATTGATCAAAATATAGCAGATAACTCtacgaaagaaaaatgtatcgacGTTATTGCAGATAAAGCACGTAAACAAGTGTATAAATACTTTggaaataaaagtattaaattagaagaacaaaagacagataaaaatagtatagataaagaaataagaaatgatGAACCTGAAAAGTGTAATAAACCTAACGAAACGAAAATTATTActgaacaagtactaaaagaaaccGATGATAATAAGAATGATGACAAAGAAAGTTCATATGAATTTAAATCCTATTCAATAAACAATTTTAGAAGAGAAGTAAAATTAACGAGTGTATTGAAATTACGTAAAGAAATAGAAGACGCATGTCACGATGGTTTGAAACATATTTTATCAGAATTAACTTTTGTTGGTTGTATCGATCAGTCTTCCGCTTTAGTTCAAAGTGGAGTCAATTTGTATCTTTGCAATACGCAAAAATTAGC GGAGGaactattttatgaaattatgcTCTATGATTTTGCAAACTACGGAGTCATCAAATTTTCG GAGGCACTTCCTTTATATGATATAGCTATGTTAGGATTAGAGACTAAAGAAGCTGGATGGTCAGAGGAAGATGGACCAAAAGAGGAATTAGCTACAAGtgttaaagaattattattggAGAAAGCTGATATGTTAAAAGAGTATTATTCTATTGTTATAGATAAAAAGGGGAATTTAAAATCTTTACCAGTATTATTAG aaaaatattttccatctgTGAGTGGTCTTCCTCTCTATATATTACGTTTAGCTACTGAAGTAGAGTGGTCATCGGAACAACCATGCTTTCGAACCATTTGTAGGGAAACAGCAAAATATTATAGTCAAATGAGTCCTGTACATGATACTCATGAATGGAAGTACATTACAGAACATATTCTATATGGTGCAATTAAGGAGAGTTTTCTTCCCCCTAAACATTTTGCACATGATTCAACAATATTACAAATAGCTAATTTGCCTGACTTGTACAAAGTTTTTGAAAGATGTTAG
- the LOC100643344 gene encoding DNA mismatch repair protein Mlh1 isoform X3: protein MDGTGKIKRLDKIVVNRIAAGEVIQRPANALKELMENSLDAKATNIQIIAKEGGLKLLQIQDNGTGIRKEDMEIVCERFTTSKLQAFEDLQAISTFGFRGEALASISHISLLTITTKTADEKCAYKASYVDSKLKAPPKLCAGNQGTTILIENLFYNVATRRKAFSNPNEEFNKISDVVTKYAIHNPTVGFTLKKHGEVTPQIRTPHNSSKMNNIRILYGNTVFRELLEVELTDDTYRFKMHALITNPNYTSKRMIILLFINNRLVESSSIRKMLEEIYTFYIPKKTHPWCYISLEIDPQNVDVNVHPTKHEVKFLHENSIIEKMKLALDEKLSGNSASKTFYVQARLPKTDITKEVLKEILPEYEKDKDDRTKKIRPQEMIRTDASDQKLDKFNFTIHTAMEYARNNDDIDFKDTKVEDTNSNDEKDVNKIKRSISDVNDSKEKHISTHVISKATEKSDTPWSNIIDDTSPLASDSAVFDESNLDLSTANINKEQYESNSAQDILEMTNEEIDQNIADNSTKEKCIDVIADKARKQVYKYFGNKSIKLEEQKTDKNSIDKEIRNDEPEKCNKPNETKIITEQVLKETDDNKNDDKESSYEFKSYSINNFRREVKLTSVLKLRKEIEDACHDGLKHILSELTFVGCIDQSSALVQSGVNLYLCNTQKLAEELFYEIMLYDFANYGVIKFSD from the exons ATGGATGGAACAGGAAAGATAAAGAGATTAGACAAAATTGTAGTGAATAGAATCGCAGCTGGTGAAGTAATACAAAGACCAGCAAATGCATTAAAAGAATTAATGGAAAACAG TCTTGATGCAAAAGCAACTAATATACAAATTATTGCTAAAGAAGGCGGATTAAAATTATTACAG ATTCAAGACAATGGAACAGGTATTAGAAAAGAAGACATGGAAATTGTTTGTGAAAGATTTACAACAAGTAAATTACAAGCATTTGAAGATCTTCAGGCAATATCGACTTTTGGATTTCGTGGTGAAGCTTTGGCGAGCATTAGTCATATATCACTTTTAACAATCACAACAAAAACTGCAGATGAGAAATGTGCTTATAA AGCATCATATGTTGATAGCAAGCTAAAAGCACCACCTAAATTATGCGCTGGAAACCAAGGTACTACAATATTAATTGAGAATTTGTTTTATAATGTTGCAACAAGAAGAAAGGCTTTTTCTAATCCAAACGAAGAATTCAACAAAATTTCAGATGTAGTTACAAAATATGCAATACATAATCCTACTGTAGGGTTCACATTAAAGAAACATGGTGAAGTCACACCTCAG ATTCGAACACCACATAATTCAAGTAAGATGAACAACATAAGAATACTTTATGGCAATACTGTTTTTCGTGAATTATTAGAAGTGGAACTTACAGATGATACTTATAGATTTAAAATGCATGCTTTGATAACAAATCCAAATTACACAAGCAAGAGAATGATAAttcttttattcattaataacaGATTAGTAGAATCATCCT CTATTCGAAAAATGCTAGAAGAAatctatacattttatattccaAAAAAGACCCACCCATGGTGTTATATATCTTTAGAAATTGATCCACAAAATGTTGATGTTAATGTACATCCAACAAAACATGAAGTTAAATTTCTCcatgaaaattctattattgaaaaaatgaaacttgCTCTAGATGAGAAACTGTCTGGGAATAGTGCTTCTAAAACATTTTATGTACAAGCGCGGTTGCCAAAAACAGATATCACAAAAGAagttttgaaagaaattttgcCAGAATATGAGAAAGATAAAGATGATAGAACGAAAAAAATTCGTCCTCAAGAAATGATCAGAACTGATGCATCTGATCAAAAATTggacaaatttaattttaccaTTCATACCGCAATGGAATATGCTAGGAACAATGATGATATTGATTTCAAAGATACTAAAGTTGAAGATACTAATAGTAATGACGAGaaagatgtaaataaaataaagcgcTCGATATCAGATGTAAATGATTCTAAAGAAAAGCATATCTCCACGCATGTTATATCAAAAGCAACAGAAAAGTCGGATACTCCGTGGAGTAATATCATAGATGATACAAGTCCACTTGCGTCAGATTCTGCGGTATTTGATGAATCTAATTTAGATTTATCCACTGCAAATATTAACAAAGAACAGTATGAATCAAATAGCGCGCAAGATATTTTAGAAATGACAAATGAAGAAATTGATCAAAATATAGCAGATAACTCtacgaaagaaaaatgtatcgacGTTATTGCAGATAAAGCACGTAAACAAGTGTATAAATACTTTggaaataaaagtattaaattagaagaacaaaagacagataaaaatagtatagataaagaaataagaaatgatGAACCTGAAAAGTGTAATAAACCTAACGAAACGAAAATTATTActgaacaagtactaaaagaaaccGATGATAATAAGAATGATGACAAAGAAAGTTCATATGAATTTAAATCCTATTCAATAAACAATTTTAGAAGAGAAGTAAAATTAACGAGTGTATTGAAATTACGTAAAGAAATAGAAGACGCATGTCACGATGGTTTGAAACATATTTTATCAGAATTAACTTTTGTTGGTTGTATCGATCAGTCTTCCGCTTTAGTTCAAAGTGGAGTCAATTTGTATCTTTGCAATACGCAAAAATTAGC GGAGGaactattttatgaaattatgcTCTATGATTTTGCAAACTACGGAGTCATCAAATTTTCG GATTAG
- the LOC100643344 gene encoding DNA mismatch repair protein Mlh1 isoform X2, with amino-acid sequence MEIVCERFTTSKLQAFEDLQAISTFGFRGEALASISHISLLTITTKTADEKCAYKASYVDSKLKAPPKLCAGNQGTTILIENLFYNVATRRKAFSNPNEEFNKISDVVTKYAIHNPTVGFTLKKHGEVTPQIRTPHNSSKMNNIRILYGNTVFRELLEVELTDDTYRFKMHALITNPNYTSKRMIILLFINNRLVESSSIRKMLEEIYTFYIPKKTHPWCYISLEIDPQNVDVNVHPTKHEVKFLHENSIIEKMKLALDEKLSGNSASKTFYVQARLPKTDITKEVLKEILPEYEKDKDDRTKKIRPQEMIRTDASDQKLDKFNFTIHTAMEYARNNDDIDFKDTKVEDTNSNDEKDVNKIKRSISDVNDSKEKHISTHVISKATEKSDTPWSNIIDDTSPLASDSAVFDESNLDLSTANINKEQYESNSAQDILEMTNEEIDQNIADNSTKEKCIDVIADKARKQVYKYFGNKSIKLEEQKTDKNSIDKEIRNDEPEKCNKPNETKIITEQVLKETDDNKNDDKESSYEFKSYSINNFRREVKLTSVLKLRKEIEDACHDGLKHILSELTFVGCIDQSSALVQSGVNLYLCNTQKLAEELFYEIMLYDFANYGVIKFSEALPLYDIAMLGLETKEAGWSEEDGPKEELATSVKELLLEKADMLKEYYSIVIDKKGNLKSLPVLLEKYFPSVSGLPLYILRLATEVEWSSEQPCFRTICRETAKYYSQMSPVHDTHEWKYITEHILYGAIKESFLPPKHFAHDSTILQIANLPDLYKVFERC; translated from the exons ATGGAAATTGTTTGTGAAAGATTTACAACAAGTAAATTACAAGCATTTGAAGATCTTCAGGCAATATCGACTTTTGGATTTCGTGGTGAAGCTTTGGCGAGCATTAGTCATATATCACTTTTAACAATCACAACAAAAACTGCAGATGAGAAATGTGCTTATAA AGCATCATATGTTGATAGCAAGCTAAAAGCACCACCTAAATTATGCGCTGGAAACCAAGGTACTACAATATTAATTGAGAATTTGTTTTATAATGTTGCAACAAGAAGAAAGGCTTTTTCTAATCCAAACGAAGAATTCAACAAAATTTCAGATGTAGTTACAAAATATGCAATACATAATCCTACTGTAGGGTTCACATTAAAGAAACATGGTGAAGTCACACCTCAG ATTCGAACACCACATAATTCAAGTAAGATGAACAACATAAGAATACTTTATGGCAATACTGTTTTTCGTGAATTATTAGAAGTGGAACTTACAGATGATACTTATAGATTTAAAATGCATGCTTTGATAACAAATCCAAATTACACAAGCAAGAGAATGATAAttcttttattcattaataacaGATTAGTAGAATCATCCT CTATTCGAAAAATGCTAGAAGAAatctatacattttatattccaAAAAAGACCCACCCATGGTGTTATATATCTTTAGAAATTGATCCACAAAATGTTGATGTTAATGTACATCCAACAAAACATGAAGTTAAATTTCTCcatgaaaattctattattgaaaaaatgaaacttgCTCTAGATGAGAAACTGTCTGGGAATAGTGCTTCTAAAACATTTTATGTACAAGCGCGGTTGCCAAAAACAGATATCACAAAAGAagttttgaaagaaattttgcCAGAATATGAGAAAGATAAAGATGATAGAACGAAAAAAATTCGTCCTCAAGAAATGATCAGAACTGATGCATCTGATCAAAAATTggacaaatttaattttaccaTTCATACCGCAATGGAATATGCTAGGAACAATGATGATATTGATTTCAAAGATACTAAAGTTGAAGATACTAATAGTAATGACGAGaaagatgtaaataaaataaagcgcTCGATATCAGATGTAAATGATTCTAAAGAAAAGCATATCTCCACGCATGTTATATCAAAAGCAACAGAAAAGTCGGATACTCCGTGGAGTAATATCATAGATGATACAAGTCCACTTGCGTCAGATTCTGCGGTATTTGATGAATCTAATTTAGATTTATCCACTGCAAATATTAACAAAGAACAGTATGAATCAAATAGCGCGCAAGATATTTTAGAAATGACAAATGAAGAAATTGATCAAAATATAGCAGATAACTCtacgaaagaaaaatgtatcgacGTTATTGCAGATAAAGCACGTAAACAAGTGTATAAATACTTTggaaataaaagtattaaattagaagaacaaaagacagataaaaatagtatagataaagaaataagaaatgatGAACCTGAAAAGTGTAATAAACCTAACGAAACGAAAATTATTActgaacaagtactaaaagaaaccGATGATAATAAGAATGATGACAAAGAAAGTTCATATGAATTTAAATCCTATTCAATAAACAATTTTAGAAGAGAAGTAAAATTAACGAGTGTATTGAAATTACGTAAAGAAATAGAAGACGCATGTCACGATGGTTTGAAACATATTTTATCAGAATTAACTTTTGTTGGTTGTATCGATCAGTCTTCCGCTTTAGTTCAAAGTGGAGTCAATTTGTATCTTTGCAATACGCAAAAATTAGC GGAGGaactattttatgaaattatgcTCTATGATTTTGCAAACTACGGAGTCATCAAATTTTCG GAGGCACTTCCTTTATATGATATAGCTATGTTAGGATTAGAGACTAAAGAAGCTGGATGGTCAGAGGAAGATGGACCAAAAGAGGAATTAGCTACAAGtgttaaagaattattattggAGAAAGCTGATATGTTAAAAGAGTATTATTCTATTGTTATAGATAAAAAGGGGAATTTAAAATCTTTACCAGTATTATTAG aaaaatattttccatctgTGAGTGGTCTTCCTCTCTATATATTACGTTTAGCTACTGAAGTAGAGTGGTCATCGGAACAACCATGCTTTCGAACCATTTGTAGGGAAACAGCAAAATATTATAGTCAAATGAGTCCTGTACATGATACTCATGAATGGAAGTACATTACAGAACATATTCTATATGGTGCAATTAAGGAGAGTTTTCTTCCCCCTAAACATTTTGCACATGATTCAACAATATTACAAATAGCTAATTTGCCTGACTTGTACAAAGTTTTTGAAAGATGTTAG
- the LOC100643466 gene encoding grpE protein homolog, mitochondrial, with protein MASFMVPVAARFTRVTIDSLHNLNKNILLRLTQPSHVSWQRQEYSTITEEQQSERGEPQSPQLELTETEKKLKADIDLINKELLDLKTHKNELEDKYKRALADGENLRTRLTRQIEDAKIFGIQGFCKDLLEVADILGKATESVPKDELTEKNPHLKTLYEGLKMTEAQLHKVFKKHGLISLNPLNEKFDPNQHEALFQQEVEGKEPGTIVVVSKLGYKLHERVVRPALVGVAKG; from the exons ATGGCATCGTTCATGGTACCGGTTGCAGCGAGATTTACTCGTGTCACGATTGATAGTTTgcacaatttaaataaaaacattttactTAG GTTAACTCAACCATCACATGTTTCTTGGCAAAGGCAAGAGTATAGTACTATTACAGAAGAGCAACAATCAGAAAGGGGAGAACCACAATCTCCACAATTGGAACTTACAGAAActgaaaagaaattgaaagcaGATATTGATCTCATTAATAAGGAATTATTGGATCTTAAAACtcataaaaatgaattagaAGATAAATACAAACGAGCGCTTGCTGATGGAGAAAATCTTAGAACTAGACTAACTAGACAAattgaagatgcaaaaatatttgGCATCCAAGGATTTTGTAAAGATCTCTTAGAAGTAGCTGATATTTTAGGCAAGGCTACAGAAAGTGTACCAAAGGATGAACTTACAGAAAAAAATCCAcatttaaaaacattatatGAAGGTTTGAAGATGACAGAGGCACAGTTACATaaa GTGTTTAAAAAACATGGTTTAATATCACTAAATCCACTGAATGAAAAGTTTGATCCTAATCAACATGAAGCACTATTTCAACAG GAAGTTGAAGGCAAAGAACCAGGAACAATAGTAGTTGTATCTAAATTGGGCTACAAATTACATGAACGAGTAGTAAGACCAGCATTAGTTGGTGTTGCCAAAGGATAA
- the LOC100643219 gene encoding putative pre-mRNA-splicing factor ATP-dependent RNA helicase PRP1 has product MSKRRIEVVDPYIKRKADGSATSNSTTIPSTAPKNQVQLNPYTSLPFTPRYHELYKKRITLPVFEYRTDFMRLLAQHQCIVLVGETGSGKTTQIPQWCVEYSRRIDSKGVACTQPRRVAAMSVAQRVSEEMDVPLGVEVGYSIRFEDCSSPKTILKYMTDGMLLREGMSDPMLDAYQVILLDEAHERTLATDLLMGVLKEVIKQRPDLKLVIMSATLDAGKFQQYFDNAPLMNVPGRTHPVEIFYTPEPERDYLEAAIRTVIQIHMCEEVAGDLLLFLTGQEEIEEACKRIKREMDNLGPEVGELKCIPLYSTLPPNLQQRIFEPAPPTKPNGAIGRKVVVSTNIAETSLTIDGVVFVIDPGFAKQKVYNPRIRVESLLVSPISKASAQQRAGRAGRTRPGKCFRLYTEKAYKNEMQDNTYPEILRSNLGSVVLQLKKLGIDDLVHFDFMDPPAPETLMRALELLNYLAALDDDGNLTDLGAVMAEFPLDPQLAKMLIASCNHNCSNEILSITAMLSVPQCFVRPNESKKAADDAKMRFAHIDGDHLTLLNVYHAFKQNFEDPQWCYDNFVNYRSLKSGDNVRQQLSRIMDRFCLKRTSTDFTSKDYYINIRKALVNGFFMQVAHLERTGHYLTIKDNQIVQLHPSSCLDHKPEWVIYNEFVLTTKNYIRTVTDIKPDWLLKIAPQYYDLQNFPQCEAKRQLEVIQAKLDSKQYQEGF; this is encoded by the exons AGATGGCTCGGCTACATCCAATAGCACAACTATACCTTCGACAGCACCAAAAAATCAAGTTCAACTAAATCCTTATACTAGTCTACCTTTTACACCAAGATATCATGAACTTTATAAAAAGAGAATCACTTTACCAGTATTTGAATACCGTACTGATTTTATGAGGTTATTGGCACAACATCAATGTATTGTACTCGTTGGAGAAACAGGTTCTGGAAAAACTACACAAATACCACAATGGTGTGTAGAATATTCAAGACGTATTGACAGCAAGGGCGTTGCTTGCACTCAGCCAAGGAGAGTAGCAGCTATGTCTGTTGCACAAAGAGTTTCAGAAGAAATGGATGTTCCATTAG gTGTGGAAGTAGGATACAGTATTCGTTTTGAAGATTGTAGTTCTCCGAAAACTATATTGAAGTATATGACTGATGGTATGCTGTTACGTGAAGGCATGTCAGATCCCATGCTTGATGCTTACCAAGTGATATTATTAGATGAAGCTCATGAAAGAACTTTAGCCACAGATTTGCTTATGGGTGTGTTAAAAGAAGTGATTAAACAAAGACCGGATTTGAAACTTGTGATTATGAGTGCGACTTTAGATGCTGGAAAATTTCAACAGTATTTTGATAATGCACCCTTAATGAACGTACCTGGCCGAACTCACCctgttgaaattttttatacacCTGAGCCTGAAAGGGATTACTTAGAGGCTGCTATCAGGACAGTTATTCAAATTCATATGTGTGAAGAAGTAGCGGGAGATTTGCTCCTCTTTTTAACTGGTcaagaagaaatagaagaagcTTGTAAAAGAATCAAAAGGGAGATGGATAATTTAGGTCCAGAAGTAGGTGAACTTAAATGTATACCACTCTATTCTACACTGCCTCCAAACCTTCAACAAAGAATCTTTGAACCAGCACCACCTACAAAGCCTAACGGTGCTATTGGTAGAAAAGTAGTAGTTTCAACAAATATTGCGGAAACGTCGTTAACTATCGACGGTGTCGTCTTTGTGATAGATCCTGGATTTGCAAAGCAAAAG GTGTATAATCCCAGAATTCGTGTAGAATCTCTCCTTGTATCACCTATTAGTAAAGCATCTGCGCAGCAAAGAGCTGGTAGAGCTGGTCGCACAAGGCCCGGAAAATGTTTCAGATTGTATACTGAGAAGGCATATAAAAACGAGATGCAAGATAATACTTATCCTGAAATTTTAAGATCTAATCTTGGCAGTGTTGTATTGCAACTGAAAAAGCTTGGCATTGACGATTTG GTTCATTTTGATTTCATGGACCCTCCTGCACCAGAAACTCTTATGAGGGCTTTAGAACTTCTTAATTATTTGGCTGCCTTAGACGATGATGGAAATCTCACAGATTTGGGTGCTGTGATGGCAGAATTTCCATTAGATCCTCAATTGGCAAAAATGCTCATTGCATCTTGCAATCATAACTGCAGTAATGAGATATTGAGCATTACTGCTATGTTGTCAG TCCCGCAGTGTTTTGTGAGGCCAAATGAATCAAAAAAAGCTGCGGATGATGCTAAAATGCGATTTGCACATATCGACGGAGATCATTTAACGTTACTGAATGTTTACCACGCCTTTAAACAAA ATTTCGAAGATCCACAATGGTGTTACGATAACTTCGTCAATTACCGATCTTTAAAAAGTGGGGATAATGTTAGGCAACAACTAAGTAGAATAATGGATAGATTTTGTTTAAAACGTACCTCTACAGACTTCACATCAAAAGATTATTATATCAACATTAGAAAAGCCCTTGTGAACGGTTTTTTTATGCAG gttGCTCATTTAGAAAGGACCGGTCATTATTTGACTATTAAAGATAATCAAATTGTACAACTTCATCCAAGCAGTTGTTTGGATCATAAACCCGAATGGGTAATTTATAACGAGTTCGTGCTTACGACCAAAAATTATATCAGAACAGTAACAGATATTAAGC ctGATTGGTTGCTTAAAATAGCACCACAATATTATGATTTACAAAACTTCCCACAATGTGAAGCAAAGAGACAATTGGAAGTGATCCAAGCGAAGTTAGATTCGAAACAGTATCAGGAAGGATTCTAA